A genomic stretch from Kribbella amoyensis includes:
- a CDS encoding glycoside hydrolase family 36 protein, whose product MTPAPPAAGFEVRSPAGTLRRTGAVTGATVTELPVQEPGVLRFELIATDLATEPVRIRWTWPVETAATLWRATQGSHRELPTDWGSHRDIRSVRSAPVAAFVGTDDISPLAVSLSSAVRGCDFAVGVNEESAEQLVQLTVDDVEAVDGVHRFVLRIDLRGLHFAEALRGVTADWSAELGDRVVEVPALAREAMYSTWYSDHQHVSAESVERHAAEGAEYGCRAVIVDDGWQTEDTARGYAHCGDWEPTSSTFPDMAEHVRRVHELGVDYVLWIAPPLLGEHSKAWDRFGDRVLGYVDGLSAWVLDPRCPEVREHIVECCVRPVRDWGVDGLKIDFIDSWAWTNPPAAPDGDCATVDEGVELILAAVTAELRRLRPDLLIEFRQDYVNPRLWQFGTFLRAGDCAMDAVENRVRTIDARLLAGDRAVHSDMLMWHPEASPVAVAEQFIGALFSTPQVSVELRSHSAEHQQVVRYWLDFAGEHADTLLHGVLTPVRPDARYTQVAALSEDKAIVAVYSNPVVRLATPVAVTLLVNGGNEPAIFLDGAGPGPVELVVSDCSGAEVSRTTTTPPPGLWPIGVPVGGVARIERV is encoded by the coding sequence ATGACGCCTGCCCCGCCCGCGGCCGGATTCGAGGTCCGCTCCCCCGCCGGGACCCTGCGCCGGACCGGTGCGGTCACCGGTGCCACGGTCACCGAGCTGCCCGTCCAGGAGCCCGGTGTGCTGCGGTTCGAGCTGATCGCCACCGACCTCGCGACGGAGCCGGTGCGGATCCGCTGGACCTGGCCGGTCGAGACCGCGGCGACGTTGTGGCGGGCGACCCAAGGCTCCCACCGCGAGCTGCCGACCGACTGGGGTTCGCACCGCGACATCCGGTCCGTCCGGTCGGCGCCGGTCGCCGCGTTCGTCGGCACCGACGACATCAGTCCGCTCGCCGTCTCGCTCTCGTCGGCCGTACGCGGCTGCGACTTCGCCGTCGGGGTAAACGAGGAATCCGCCGAGCAGTTGGTCCAGCTCACGGTCGACGACGTCGAGGCGGTCGACGGGGTGCACCGCTTCGTGCTCCGGATCGACCTTCGCGGGCTGCACTTCGCCGAGGCGCTCCGCGGCGTCACCGCCGACTGGTCCGCCGAGCTCGGTGACCGCGTCGTCGAGGTGCCGGCGCTCGCCCGGGAGGCGATGTACTCGACCTGGTACTCCGACCACCAGCACGTCTCGGCCGAGTCGGTCGAGCGGCACGCCGCCGAGGGCGCGGAGTACGGGTGCCGAGCGGTGATCGTCGACGACGGCTGGCAGACCGAGGACACCGCCCGTGGGTACGCGCACTGTGGTGACTGGGAGCCGACGAGTTCGACGTTCCCCGACATGGCCGAGCACGTCCGCCGGGTGCACGAGCTCGGCGTGGACTACGTGCTGTGGATCGCGCCGCCGCTCCTTGGCGAACACTCGAAGGCCTGGGACCGGTTCGGGGACCGCGTCCTCGGCTACGTCGACGGGCTGAGCGCGTGGGTGCTCGACCCGCGCTGTCCCGAGGTGCGCGAGCACATCGTCGAGTGCTGCGTGCGGCCGGTCCGCGACTGGGGTGTCGACGGGCTGAAGATCGACTTCATCGACTCGTGGGCGTGGACGAATCCCCCGGCCGCCCCGGACGGCGACTGCGCGACCGTCGACGAAGGGGTCGAGCTGATTCTCGCCGCGGTCACGGCCGAGCTGCGCCGGTTGCGGCCGGACCTGCTGATCGAGTTCCGGCAGGACTACGTGAACCCGCGGCTGTGGCAGTTCGGCACGTTCCTCCGAGCCGGCGACTGCGCGATGGACGCGGTGGAGAACAGGGTCCGTACCATCGACGCGCGGCTGCTCGCGGGTGACCGTGCGGTCCACTCCGACATGCTGATGTGGCATCCGGAGGCTTCACCTGTGGCCGTGGCCGAGCAGTTCATCGGCGCGTTGTTCAGTACGCCGCAGGTGTCGGTCGAGTTGCGGTCCCATTCCGCCGAACACCAGCAGGTCGTGCGGTACTGGCTCGACTTCGCCGGCGAGCACGCGGACACGTTGCTGCACGGCGTACTGACTCCGGTGCGGCCCGATGCCCGGTACACGCAGGTCGCCGCGTTGTCCGAGGACAAGGCGATCGTGGCCGTGTACTCGAATCCGGTTGTCCGGCTGGCCACGCCGGTCGCGGTGACCCTGTTGGTGAACGGCGGCAACGAGCCCGCGATCTTCCTCGACGGTGCCGGCCCTGGACCCGTCGAACTCGTAGTGTCTGACTGCTCGGGGGCCGAGGTGTCGCGGACGACCACGACGCCGCCGCCGGGGTTGTGGCCGATCGGAGTCCCGGTCGGTGGGGTGGCCCGGATCGAGCGGGTCTGA